From a region of the Lactuca sativa cultivar Salinas chromosome 4, Lsat_Salinas_v11, whole genome shotgun sequence genome:
- the LOC122197832 gene encoding uncharacterized protein LOC122197832 codes for MLNGRNQIRFITIILSLTIILMVTMIGGCDGSFIAACNGSTVAECGQQVIEDEEQEFLMDTEEHRRILYGKIDRHLVGAAQKPHNPACKNNCSGDKKYNVNGRPCKTYDRCRS; via the coding sequence ATGTTGAATGGACGAAACCAAATCCGCTTCATTACAATCATCTTGTCACTAACAATCATCCTGATGGTGACAATGATCGGAGGCTGTGACGGATCATTCATAGCAGCATGCAATGGCAGCACTGTGGCGGAGTGTGGCCAGCAGGTTATTGAGGATGAAGAGCAAGAGTTTCTGATGGATACAGAAGAACATAGGCGGATTCTGTATGGGAAAATAGATAGGCATCTCGTTGGTGCTGCTCAAAAGCCTCATAATCCGGCTTGTAAAAACAACTGCTCCGGAGACAAAAAATATAATGTTAATGGTCGGCCATGCAAAACTTACGATCGTTGTAGGTCATGA